A segment of the Streptobacillus ratti genome:
AGAGGGTAAATCTAAGGTGATAATGACTCTTACTGAGAGATTATCAAGAATTAATATTGTTCGTTTATTAGATGCTAAGACTAATGATAATGTTATTAAAGAGGTTGAAAAGATTATTAAAAGTAATAAATATTTAATTCATTCTATTACTTCTGATAATGGTTCTGAGTTTTCTAATGTTAAGTATATTACTGATTTAGATATTAAGTGGTATTTTGCTCACCCTTATTGTTCTAATGAGAGGGGTAGTAATGAAAATAATAATAAGATGATTAGGAGATTTATTCCTAAGGGTAGGTCTATGAATAAATTAAGAAAAAAAGATGTTAAATTTATTGAAAATTTTATGAATAATTATCCTAGAAAAATTTTCAATTCTTCAACATCTTATGAAGTTTATGAATGTCTTTTAAATCTTGTTTAAGTTGTTTTTGGACATTTACTTTTGGAATTTAGGATTTTTAATC
Coding sequences within it:
- a CDS encoding IS30 family transposase, whose product is EGKSKVIMTLTERLSRINIVRLLDAKTNDNVIKEVEKIIKSNKYLIHSITSDNGSEFSNVKYITDLDIKWYFAHPYCSNERGSNENNNKMIRRFIPKGRSMNKLRKKDVKFIENFMNNYPRKIFNSSTSYEVYECLLNLV